The Takifugu rubripes chromosome 7, fTakRub1.2, whole genome shotgun sequence genome has a segment encoding these proteins:
- the irx4a gene encoding iroquois-class homeodomain protein IRX-4a — MSYPQFGYPYSSAPQFLMTTNSLTTCCESTGRSIADSGVTGSGQTPVYCPVYESRLLATARHELSSAAALGVYGSPYTGGQGYGNYVTYGTDASAFYSLGTFDTKDATASAHAGITQATAYYPYDPTLGQYQYERYGSMDGGTRRKNATRETTSTLKAWLQEHRKNPYPTKGEKIMLAIITKMTLTQVSTWFANARRRLKKENKMTWPPRNKGSEEKRYDEDEEGSQEGQIKSENNEEETRSRPDKDLQLSDLDDFDTLESESSECELKHRYHMNAHMSTTNDCPAEHLIKDSSLKIPIPVSLEQDLSKSCLKTSAEDFQTVSAQPVKVCYNQQPQQHQMLDGKPRIWSLAQTATSLNQTEYPSCMLRCQPPPSSLSPPPAATSPVTSLDNRQDSPVTTLRNWVDGVFHDPLFRHGTLSQALTNTTVSWTANTKGAIVEAERSAAALQQHHDSSKDSAIAFPITINKLFCS, encoded by the exons ATGTCATATCCACAGTTTGGATATCCATACTCGTCTGCTCCACAA TTCCTGATGACAACCAACTCTCTGACCACTTGCTGCGAGTCCACCGGCAGATCCATAGCCGACTCCGGAGTAACGGGGTCCGGTCAGACACCGGTCTACTGTCCCGTGTACGAGAGCCGCTTGCTGGCCACGGCGAGACATGAACTCAGCTCGGCCGCCGCGCTGGGCGTGTATGGAAGTCCTTACACCGGCGGCCAAGGCTATGGGAATTATGTTACATACGGCACGGACGCGTCGGCTTTCTACTCCCTG GGCACATTCGACACTAAAGATGCCACAGCTTCTGCGCATGCGGGAATAACCCAAGCAACGGCCTACTACCCTTATGATCCTACGCTGGGACAGTACCAGTATGAGAG ATATGGCTCCATGGATGGAGGAACGCGGCGGAAGAACGCCACACGTGAGACGACCAGCACCCTTAAGGCCTGGCTGCAGGAGCACAGGAAGAACCCGTACCCGACCAAAGGGGAGAAGATCATGCTGGCCATCATCACCAAGATGACCCTGACACAGGTCTCCACCTGGTTCGCCAACGCCAGGAGGAGGCTCAAGAAGGAGAACAAGATGACGTGGCCGCCCAGGAATAAAGGCTCAGAGGAGAAAAGATATGACGAAGACGAGGAAGGCTCCCAGGAGGGGCAGATAAAGAGCGAGAACAATGAGGAAG AAACCAGGAGTCGGCCTGATAAGGACCTCCAGCTGAGTGACTTGGATGATTTTGACACGCTGGAGTCCGAGAGCTCGGAGTGTGAGCTGAAGCACCGGTACCACATGAACGCGCACATGTCCACGACGAACGACTGTCCCGCGGAACATCTAATCAAGGACTCGTCTCTGAAAATCCCCATCCCGGTTTCCCTGGAGCAGGACCTGAGCAAAAGTTGCCTCAAAACGAGCGCGGAGGACTTCCAGACGGTCAGCGCGCAGCCCGTAAAAGTGTGCTACAACCAGCAGCCGCAACAGCACCAGATGTTAGACGGAAAACCTCGCATCTGGTCCTTGGCCCAAACCGCTACGTCCCTAAACCAGACTGAGTACCCGTCCTGCATGCTGAGGTGCCAGCCGCCGCCTTCCTCTCTCAGCCCTCCCCCTGCCGCTACCTCACCCGTGACCAGCCTGGACAACAGGCAGGACTCGCCGGTCACGACCCTGAGAAACTGGGTGGACGGGGTTTTCCACGACCCCTTGTTCAGGCACGGCACTTTGAGCCAGGCTCTGACCAACACCACCGTCTCTTGGACCGCGAACACCAAAGGCGCCATCGTGGAGGCTGAGAGGAGCGCggcggctctgcagcagcaccacgaCTCCTCCAAAGACAGTGCCATTGCTTTTCCCATAACTATCAACAAACTATTCTGCTCTTAA